A stretch of DNA from Catenulispora acidiphila DSM 44928:
GCTCGCCGACGGTCCGGACGGCGGTCCGGAGGCCGAGCCCGGGCCGGTGGAACCGCCCAGGACGCCGGTGCCGGCCGCCGCCTTCTTCTTGTGGAGCTCCTGCTCCGCGTCGGCCGCGCGGGCGGCGGCCAGGTCGCGGTTCGCGGCGGCGAAGATGTCCTTCGTCACCGCGAAGGTGGCCGGTGTCTCGGCGGCTTCGTCGGGATACCAGATGGAGCGGGAGGAGTGCAGATAGTCGCCCATGTATATGTGGAACGCGCCGGTGAAGGTGCGCCTGTTGGGATTGGCTATCCGGTGGATGGCGTCGTGCGCCATCAGCACTGCCTGGCCCTCGTTGATGTCGACCGTCGCCGTCCGTTGTAAGCGTCCGCCCTTGCGGGTCCGGGTCTGGTGGTAGAAGTCGTTGACCTCCAGCCCGGCGTAGACGCCCGTCATGACCGGCGTGTTGTGGTTGTGCGCGGGGTAGGACATCCCCGGCGCCCAGACCATGTTCTCGATGACCAGCTCAGGGCCCGGATACAGCACTTGCAAGTGGGCCTCGCGCGGGTCCCCGAAGCACTCGCGCACCGGCGCGCATCCGCGCCCGAGTGTCCGGTCCAGCACGTCCTTCACCGCTCCTGCCCCGTCGGCCTCCCAGGCCTGCAGGCACTCGCGGACGAACTCGTCGATGTCGAACTTTCGGCGTGATCGCGGCATCGCCATGACTCCGTTCAGCTAAAGGCTGACAGCGCTCCGTTCTCTCCCCGCCAAATACTGAAGCACCTGACGCCACCGGCGCGCCAGGGGCGCGTCAAACCTTTCTGCGAATTACCCCGATCTCGGGCCCTTTGTTGGACGCGGTGTCAAACCGCTGCCGCCAACAACGAGTCCGCCACGGAGGTGCGCGCGTAGAGCACCGAACGTCCCGCACGATGTGCGGAAACCATGCCCGCTCCCCGCAACGCGGTCAGGTGTTCCGATACCCCGCCGGCCGACATTCCAGTCCGCGTGGCGAGGTCGCTGGTGGATGCCGGAGCCTCAAGTTCAGCCAGCAGAAGGGCCCGCGACCGTCCGATGACGGCGGCCACGGCGTCCGACGGACCGGCCGCCCGGCGCTCGAAAAGCGTCCCGACCCCCCGCGCCCCGAAGCAGAGCTGCGGCACGTCGCCGGTCGCGGCCCGGGTGTAGATCTTGTTCCAGGCGAAGGCCGAGGGCACCAGGATCAGACCCGGAGCGTTGTCGTCGCGGCAGAGCACGCGCTGCCGGTGCAGCATCCGCAGCGTCCCGCTGTTCCAGCTGACGTCCGGGTGCAGGTCGTTGAACAACCGCGCCGCGCCGTACTCGGCGACCTGCCGCGCGCGGTAGTAGATGTCCGACTCGAGCAGGG
This window harbors:
- a CDS encoding ArsR/SmtB family transcription factor; its protein translation is MAASLSFTAEELAQVRFSVSPMWEVLTSFRVLTRPGLYPVHGPWFDQVRPRLAAAGLLTGHLSALFHAPSYVPDFLTPAPANSTPTLEEELAAIQATSEDHLSADLDIYDEKVPNGVIPPFAERLRNHREQALGELSKDIEHYFQIALAPYWSRIKTLLESDIYYRARQVAEYGAARLFNDLHPDVSWNSGTLRMLHRQRVLCRDDNAPGLILVPSAFAWNKIYTRAATGDVPQLCFGARGVGTLFERRAAGPSDAVAAVIGRSRALLLAELEAPASTSDLATRTGMSAGGVSEHLTALRGAGMVSAHRAGRSVLYARTSVADSLLAAAV